The Silene latifolia isolate original U9 population chromosome X, ASM4854445v1, whole genome shotgun sequence genome contains the following window.
CTTCCAACTGCTCGAATGGCTTGTCAAATTCAGGTCCTTTCTCCCTCACAAGTTTCTTCTGATACCTGCAAATGAAAACGACTGCTATAATCATTTGTTcacgtttgattaaaatattaaggaaTTAAAATATTATCTAGCCTAATTATGAAGGGAGTAAAATAAAGAGACTTAGTAACGAGGTCTTCGAAGGAGTTGCCAGACAACTTAATGGCTTTGGAGAAATTCAGGGAAGACGGATCGGCTTTCTTAATGATAGACTTGTACATGGCTTCCTTAAAAACAGATAGCTCCTCAATAAGATCTTTTGCTTTGGACTCAATCTCCCACGGCTCAAGTGAGCCTTCGGTGAGCTCATTGATCCGTGGAATAAGGGTGTCAGCATGTCCCCTGACTTTGCTTAGGAAATCATGCCTCAGGTGCACGTTTGCCACTATCTGCATCCCGAAACCTGAAGCCATTTCGAGGTATTCCAGGTACTTCTGGACTACATCCTTGACTGGGGAATCATCCGTATTAGCTGCCTTGGCCACGCCTTTGTAGTCGTCATCAAGGAGTGCCACTACCTGATCCTGAGTTTCCCTGCTGCATCGAAGATAGTCGCTCCGGTCCCTTTCCGACCTGAACCGAATGCTCTTAATGCGCTCTTGCTCCTGCCATTGAATCAGTTTCGCCAGTGTCCGCAACTTCTCCTTTGACAGAACTGCTACTTCTTCACTCTTTTGGCTTTCCATTATTTTTCTCTCCTAACTCACTC
Protein-coding sequences here:
- the LOC141619340 gene encoding uncharacterized protein LOC141619340: MESQKSEEVAVLSKEKLRTLAKLIQWQEQERIKSIRFRSERDRSDYLRCSRETQDQVVALLDDDYKGVAKAANTDDSPVKDVVQKYLEYLEMASGFGMQIVANVHLRHDFLSKVRGHADTLIPRINELTEGSLEPWEIESKAKDLIEELSVFKEAMYKSIIKKADPSSLNFSKAIKLSGNSFEDLVTKYQKKLVREKGPEFDKPFEQLEDEQKIEVYDEIIKSSGRGTFLENTAYKVADKIGKGLLIFTLAMSAWDIYSSDHKLQTTVKEAAEFGAGWAGGYIGEISGAAVATYLVTAIGVAETAATAAFVGLAAFVTGFGIGMALGILAGYVVDKIFGSGGKHTGGAITVKGDEPKKPFIPNHPRYQAVYAAPMPDGALLARQLAYKGAPTTLVAAA